Proteins from a single region of Methanocella sp.:
- the mcrG gene encoding coenzyme-B sulfoethylthiotransferase subunit gamma, protein MAYKAQYYPGKTSVAQNRKKFMDPSYKLEKIRSLSDDDVVVMLGHRAPGSAYKTIHPPLKEGGEPDDPIRKIVEPTPGAAAGDRIRYCQFTDSMFYAPSVPYVRSWMASTRYRGVDPGTLSGRQIVEARERDIEKISKELLEGETYDAARTGLRGCTVHGHSLRLNENGMMFDMLQRVVLDKNGNVYAVKDQVGDPLDRKVNLGKPMSDAELKKRTTIYFIGGVPFRSDAEVVGWVQRIHNERTKCGFAPKL, encoded by the coding sequence ATGGCATACAAAGCACAATACTACCCCGGTAAAACTTCTGTGGCCCAGAACCGTAAGAAGTTCATGGACCCATCATACAAGCTGGAGAAGATCAGAAGCCTCTCCGATGATGACGTCGTAGTCATGCTGGGACACCGCGCTCCGGGTTCCGCATACAAGACCATCCACCCGCCCCTCAAGGAAGGCGGCGAGCCGGATGACCCGATCAGAAAGATCGTAGAGCCCACCCCCGGCGCAGCAGCCGGCGACAGGATCAGGTACTGCCAGTTCACTGACTCCATGTTCTACGCTCCGTCCGTCCCGTACGTCCGGTCTTGGATGGCTTCGACCAGGTACAGGGGAGTAGACCCCGGTACTCTGTCCGGCCGTCAGATCGTCGAGGCACGTGAGAGGGATATCGAAAAGATATCCAAGGAGCTCCTGGAGGGCGAAACCTACGATGCGGCCAGGACCGGCTTAAGGGGCTGCACCGTGCACGGCCACTCCCTCAGGCTGAACGAGAACGGCATGATGTTCGACATGCTGCAGAGGGTCGTCCTGGACAAGAACGGCAACGTCTACGCCGTCAAGGACCAGGTCGGCGACCCGCTGGACCGCAAGGTTAACCTCGGCAAGCCCATGTCCGATGCGGAACTCAAGAAGAGGACCACCATCTACTTCATCGGCGGCGTACCCTTCAGGTCCGACGCTGAGGTCGTAGGCTGGGTCCAGAGGATCCACAACGAGAGGACCAAGTGCGGCTTCGCGCCGAAGTTGTAA
- the mcrA gene encoding coenzyme-B sulfoethylthiotransferase subunit alpha: MSVKETQKRFIKAMKKKFAGEDPTSTTTVYKYEGYTQSKRKVEFKKAGDAIAKKRGISAYNPMVHIGGIPLGQRQLTPYVVSGTDVVVEGDDLHFVNNAAMQQFWDEIRRTVIVGLDTAHATLEKRLGKTVTPETISNYLAVLNHAMPGAAVVQEHMVETNPNLVDDCYVKVFTGDDELADSIDKQYVLDINKAFPKEQAAALKKAVGKSLWQAVHIPTTVVRTCDGGTTSRWSAMQIGMSFIDAYKMCAGEAAVADLAFAAKHASLVEMADILPARRARGPNEPGGLSFGFLADIVQTNRKYPDDPCKSSLEVVAAGCMLYDQIWLGSYMSGGVGFTQYATAAYTDDILDDFTYYGYDYAKGKYKIGQTKPTMDIVNDLGTEVTLYGIEQYEKYPTTLEDHFGGSQRATVLAAASGVTAAMATGNSNAGLSAWYLSMYLHKEAWGRLGFFGYDLQDQCGATNVFSCRSDEGAIDELRGPNYPNYAMNVGHQGGYAGIAGAAHFGRGDAWTASPLIKICFADKNLAFDFTEPRKEFARGAIREFMPAGERTLVIPAK; this comes from the coding sequence ATGTCTGTTAAAGAAACCCAGAAGAGATTCATAAAGGCGATGAAGAAGAAGTTCGCCGGAGAAGACCCCACCTCCACGACGACTGTGTACAAGTACGAAGGCTACACACAGTCCAAGAGGAAGGTCGAGTTCAAGAAGGCCGGAGACGCCATCGCGAAGAAGAGGGGCATCTCGGCTTACAACCCCATGGTCCACATAGGCGGTATCCCGCTCGGCCAGAGGCAGCTCACCCCGTACGTCGTATCCGGAACTGATGTCGTAGTAGAGGGCGATGACCTCCACTTCGTCAACAACGCTGCAATGCAGCAGTTCTGGGATGAGATCCGCAGGACCGTTATCGTCGGCCTGGACACGGCCCATGCGACCCTGGAGAAGCGTCTCGGCAAGACCGTTACCCCTGAGACTATCAGCAACTACCTGGCTGTGCTCAACCATGCAATGCCCGGCGCTGCGGTCGTTCAGGAACACATGGTCGAAACCAACCCGAACCTGGTGGACGACTGTTACGTCAAGGTCTTCACCGGTGACGACGAGCTCGCTGACTCCATCGACAAGCAGTACGTCCTGGACATCAACAAGGCCTTCCCGAAGGAGCAGGCCGCAGCCCTGAAGAAGGCTGTCGGCAAGTCCCTGTGGCAGGCCGTCCACATCCCGACCACCGTGGTCAGGACGTGCGACGGTGGCACGACCTCCAGATGGTCGGCCATGCAGATCGGCATGTCGTTCATCGACGCCTACAAGATGTGCGCCGGTGAAGCGGCCGTCGCCGACCTCGCGTTCGCCGCAAAGCATGCCTCGTTAGTCGAGATGGCAGACATTCTGCCAGCCAGGCGTGCCAGGGGCCCCAACGAGCCCGGCGGATTAAGCTTCGGCTTCCTCGCAGACATCGTGCAGACCAACCGCAAGTACCCGGACGACCCGTGTAAGTCGTCGCTTGAGGTAGTCGCGGCCGGCTGCATGCTGTATGACCAGATCTGGCTCGGCTCCTACATGTCCGGTGGTGTCGGCTTCACGCAGTATGCGACCGCCGCCTACACCGATGATATCCTGGATGACTTCACCTACTACGGCTACGACTATGCCAAGGGCAAGTACAAGATCGGCCAGACCAAGCCGACCATGGACATAGTCAACGACCTCGGCACGGAAGTCACCCTGTATGGTATCGAGCAGTACGAGAAGTACCCGACCACCCTCGAGGACCACTTCGGTGGCTCGCAGAGGGCGACCGTGCTGGCAGCTGCCTCGGGTGTTACCGCCGCAATGGCGACTGGCAACTCGAACGCTGGCCTGTCGGCCTGGTACCTGTCCATGTACCTGCACAAGGAAGCATGGGGCAGGCTCGGATTCTTCGGCTACGACCTGCAGGACCAGTGCGGCGCGACCAACGTGTTCTCGTGCCGCTCGGATGAGGGCGCCATCGATGAGTTAAGAGGCCCGAACTACCCGAACTACGCGATGAACGTCGGCCACCAGGGTGGCTATGCCGGTATCGCCGGCGCAGCCCACTTCGGCCGCGGCGACGCGTGGACGGCGAGCCCGCTCATCAAGATCTGCTTCGCGGACAAGAACCTGGCCTTCGACTTCACCGAGCCGAGGAAAGAGTTCGCCCGCGGCGCGATCCGCGAGTTCATGCCGGCCGGCGAGAGGACTCTCGTCATCCCCGCAAAGTAA
- the tsaA gene encoding tRNA (N6-threonylcarbamoyladenosine(37)-N6)-methyltransferase TrmO, producing MKAKAVISYKPIGIIHTGFKDCKDTPIQSALSDADGTVEVFTEYSSGLKDIEGFSHIFLIYHFHQAGACSLVQKPFLDNKKQRGIFAIRHFNRPNPIGLSIVELRGVKGNILEIRGADMLDGTPLLDIKPYIRQFDCRENARSGWVDEQKFEISDVKKYTPGSLQK from the coding sequence ATGAAGGCGAAGGCGGTAATATCCTACAAGCCCATCGGCATCATACATACTGGATTTAAGGACTGCAAGGATACGCCCATCCAGAGCGCCCTGAGCGATGCGGACGGCACGGTCGAGGTCTTTACCGAATATTCTTCGGGCTTGAAGGACATCGAAGGGTTTTCGCATATTTTTTTGATATACCATTTTCACCAGGCAGGGGCCTGCTCGCTCGTCCAGAAGCCCTTTTTGGATAATAAAAAACAAAGGGGCATATTCGCCATACGGCACTTTAACCGGCCTAATCCGATCGGGCTTTCTATCGTTGAGCTCAGAGGCGTAAAAGGCAACATCCTCGAGATACGCGGCGCGGACATGCTCGACGGCACGCCCTTACTCGACATTAAGCCCTATATCCGGCAGTTCGACTGCCGGGAGAACGCCAGGAGTGGCTGGGTCGACGAGCAGAAGTTCGAGATTTCTGACGTAAAGAAATACACCCCTGGAAGCCTGCAAAAATAG
- the mtrE gene encoding tetrahydromethanopterin S-methyltransferase subunit E, whose protein sequence is MVETIVLSLGAAALMGACATIAGAAEDLESDFGSQSNANSQVQLAPQVGYLHRYYNKAVSGEPVAYGFLCCTGAAIALALMAAFKVNPVLALAFGALAASLMYGVYATTAYMGRLTGQKRFGQPIYLDILLTTTPAIIAHAFIAAMAIGTFSYLMNWILGQPFPFPILAMLWGVIVGGMGSAVGDVHYGAEREYQNKPFGMGLPAAQSGKIVQKGEAGLRNSIDVAGYCVKHGGPLTGFGLGITVFLDSWREILFTQYWNGWGAMVAGLLLVLIWVIVNRMLEMWTKKTYPAYKAAEE, encoded by the coding sequence ATGGTAGAAACAATAGTACTGAGCCTAGGAGCGGCTGCACTCATGGGTGCCTGTGCTACTATTGCGGGGGCTGCGGAAGACCTGGAGTCGGATTTCGGCTCACAGTCCAACGCGAACTCGCAGGTACAGCTTGCTCCGCAGGTAGGTTACTTACACCGCTACTACAACAAGGCAGTCAGCGGTGAGCCGGTAGCCTACGGGTTCTTATGCTGCACCGGTGCAGCCATCGCACTGGCTCTCATGGCGGCGTTTAAGGTTAACCCCGTCCTGGCCCTTGCGTTCGGCGCCCTGGCGGCCTCGTTGATGTACGGTGTATATGCAACGACGGCCTACATGGGCAGGCTGACCGGCCAGAAAAGATTTGGCCAACCGATATATCTTGATATATTGTTAACGACAACACCAGCTATTATCGCCCATGCCTTTATCGCGGCAATGGCGATCGGGACGTTCTCTTATTTAATGAACTGGATCCTCGGACAACCGTTCCCGTTCCCGATCCTCGCAATGCTGTGGGGCGTAATCGTCGGTGGTATGGGCTCTGCTGTGGGTGATGTCCACTATGGTGCCGAAAGGGAATACCAGAACAAGCCCTTCGGCATGGGATTACCTGCCGCACAGTCGGGCAAGATCGTCCAGAAGGGCGAGGCCGGCCTGAGGAACAGCATCGACGTGGCCGGCTACTGCGTCAAGCACGGCGGTCCCCTTACCGGATTCGGCCTGGGCATCACCGTATTCTTAGACAGCTGGAGAGAGATACTGTTCACCCAGTACTGGAATGGCTGGGGCGCAATGGTCGCCGGCTTATTGCTCGTCCTGATCTGGGTCATCGTGAACCGCATGCTCGAGATGTGGACCAAGAAGACGTATCCGGCATACAAGGCAGCGGAGGAATAA
- the mtrD gene encoding tetrahydromethanopterin S-methyltransferase subunit D, translating into MDPITLIIILLAITIGGLLIGVGVHFVPVGGAPAAMAQATGIGTGTTMLAFSSGALGLISAGFTVNDIYRGSLKTAYPGFAPALNDGTLLSLSGISSNLGAIILVLVAGIVGAMLMMVILAVVANIMYSFAIGVPLVSAKVKYDPITGDRQDLWVTRGTEGHGTPTVAIISSLIGGLLGGLGGAMLYLAFMAGGFGNYANFGVAGIAAAAFLTIGIFFVNSVLASYNITGTIEGFHDPKFKRVPRAVIACTIASFVLGIWAVALISLGV; encoded by the coding sequence ATGGACCCGATAACATTGATCATAATACTATTAGCCATAACCATCGGCGGACTTCTCATAGGAGTCGGCGTTCACTTCGTGCCCGTCGGCGGCGCGCCTGCCGCGATGGCACAGGCGACCGGTATCGGTACCGGCACCACGATGCTCGCGTTCTCGTCGGGCGCCCTGGGGCTGATAAGTGCCGGTTTTACCGTGAACGATATATACCGCGGCTCGCTTAAGACAGCCTACCCGGGCTTCGCGCCCGCTTTGAATGACGGCACTCTGCTGTCGCTCAGCGGTATATCATCGAACCTGGGGGCCATTATTCTGGTGCTCGTCGCGGGTATCGTCGGCGCCATGCTCATGATGGTCATCCTGGCAGTCGTCGCAAATATCATGTACTCGTTCGCGATCGGCGTACCCCTGGTCTCGGCCAAGGTCAAGTACGACCCGATCACCGGCGACAGGCAGGACCTCTGGGTCACCAGGGGAACTGAAGGCCACGGCACTCCGACCGTCGCCATCATCAGCTCGCTCATCGGCGGACTGCTCGGCGGCCTGGGCGGCGCAATGCTGTACCTGGCGTTCATGGCAGGCGGATTCGGCAACTACGCCAACTTCGGCGTCGCCGGGATCGCTGCCGCGGCGTTCCTCACGATAGGCATATTCTTCGTGAACTCGGTCCTGGCGTCGTACAACATAACAGGTACGATCGAAGGCTTCCACGACCCGAAGTTCAAGAGAGTGCCGCGGGCGGTCATCGCATGCACGATCGCCTCGTTCGTGCTGGGCATCTGGGCTGTTGCACTGATATCCCTGGGGGTATAA
- the mtrC gene encoding tetrahydromethanopterin S-methyltransferase subunit MtrC — translation MSEVKELDWYMLAALGIVGGLIAIYLAYFLNTYLKVGYFSFLGAAGAILAIVWGADAVRRICKYGIGTGVPSIGMLAFGMGLLATLLGLKIGDYIGIVYAGPIVAILLSLVQGAIIGYIANSVLKMKIPTMQIGMTFIAGAASIILMGYTTTIAGSFDYSTMINYVFATGFIAPLFMIGALPMLHPFNACLGPDEDQSRTLTLAVEAGLLSTIMFGLMSLYTFQANILPALITIVLGLIGWLYAYLTFFRKVKESGVPVLSTGVLPPKEA, via the coding sequence ATGTCCGAAGTCAAAGAATTAGACTGGTATATGCTCGCAGCACTGGGTATCGTGGGCGGCCTTATCGCCATATACCTGGCATACTTCCTGAACACGTACCTGAAGGTCGGATACTTCTCCTTCCTCGGCGCGGCCGGAGCCATACTCGCAATCGTATGGGGTGCGGACGCAGTCAGGAGGATCTGTAAGTACGGTATCGGCACGGGCGTTCCGTCCATCGGCATGCTCGCGTTCGGCATGGGCCTGCTGGCCACTCTGCTCGGCCTCAAGATCGGCGACTACATAGGTATCGTCTACGCCGGCCCCATCGTGGCCATCTTGCTGTCGCTCGTTCAGGGCGCAATCATAGGCTATATCGCGAACTCCGTGCTCAAGATGAAGATCCCGACCATGCAGATCGGAATGACCTTTATCGCGGGCGCCGCAAGCATCATCCTGATGGGCTATACGACGACTATCGCGGGCTCATTCGACTACTCGACGATGATCAACTACGTCTTCGCGACCGGCTTCATCGCGCCGCTCTTCATGATCGGAGCGCTCCCGATGCTGCACCCGTTCAACGCGTGCCTCGGGCCGGATGAAGACCAGAGCAGGACCCTCACGCTGGCCGTTGAAGCTGGCCTGCTGTCGACCATCATGTTCGGCTTAATGTCGCTTTACACGTTCCAGGCGAACATTCTCCCGGCGCTCATCACAATAGTGCTGGGCCTGATCGGCTGGTTATACGCGTACCTGACATTCTTCAGAAAGGTCAAGGAAAGCGGCGTGCCGGTGCTCAGCACGGGTGTATTACCCCCGAAGGAGGCATAA
- the mtrB gene encoding tetrahydromethanopterin S-methyltransferase subunit MtrB: protein MAAVKVLPEYGLVYDTETGKIAPESGNMVKYTMGSVNTALDKLDKYANDLMNSLTPTGSFLESFPGREKSLYYASIFTNIFYGFIFGLIAAFVIVFLRAGGLI from the coding sequence ATGGCTGCAGTTAAGGTATTACCCGAATACGGTCTCGTATACGATACCGAGACGGGCAAGATCGCACCCGAGAGCGGCAACATGGTCAAGTATACCATGGGCTCCGTCAACACGGCCCTGGATAAGCTTGACAAGTATGCCAACGACCTCATGAACTCGCTGACCCCGACGGGCAGCTTCCTGGAGTCTTTCCCCGGCAGGGAAAAGTCGCTGTACTATGCTAGTATATTCACTAACATATTCTACGGCTTCATCTTCGGGCTGATCGCCGCTTTCGTCATAGTGTTCCTGCGTGCTGGAGGGC